The Vescimonas coprocola genome includes a window with the following:
- a CDS encoding toll/interleukin-1 receptor domain-containing protein: MQELISALTAHEEECSREFEADLSAFCTRHMDAQLVQQLRQLVAEGEEDLAYRAFYALTIIYRNRKDYQQLQALFEENPRFAGHPSYHHLLILFQLEAETFFDALELLELAREDARQHRDNAGYLHLFAHLFVYTCEKSRGEMREQVRREYYDDVEQAVEDAIRLDPAYAKFYCTKARVVAQRGRYGEAYSLINKAVATESSARKDYALRLLDYRHCETVILLQEQREYFQGEMEKLRRSVPSLPKPKTFVPGRGPKAYEGAEPYCFVSYAHINSDRVYPIVEQLMQRGIRLWYDDGIEAGSDFREFIAEKIRDSWQVLLFASHESIQPGFVRNEINYALHCGKPILRVNLDDVELTPGMELSLGGMQYVDATEPGGDYLERIVRTLLAERKEKA; this comes from the coding sequence ATGCAGGAGCTGATAAGCGCACTGACGGCCCATGAGGAGGAATGCTCACGGGAGTTTGAGGCAGATCTGTCCGCCTTCTGCACCCGGCATATGGACGCCCAGCTGGTGCAGCAGCTGCGGCAGCTGGTGGCGGAGGGGGAGGAGGATCTGGCCTACCGGGCCTTCTATGCCCTGACCATCATCTACCGCAATCGGAAGGACTATCAGCAGCTACAGGCGCTGTTCGAGGAGAATCCACGCTTTGCGGGACACCCCTCCTATCACCATCTGCTGATTTTGTTCCAGCTGGAGGCGGAGACCTTCTTCGATGCGCTGGAGCTGCTGGAGCTGGCCCGTGAGGACGCACGGCAGCACCGGGACAATGCAGGGTATCTGCATCTGTTCGCCCATCTGTTCGTCTACACCTGCGAAAAGAGCCGGGGAGAGATGCGGGAACAGGTACGCAGAGAGTACTACGACGACGTGGAGCAGGCGGTGGAGGATGCCATCCGGCTGGACCCGGCCTATGCCAAGTTCTACTGCACCAAGGCCCGTGTGGTGGCCCAGCGGGGGCGTTACGGTGAGGCGTACAGCCTTATCAACAAGGCCGTTGCCACGGAGAGCTCCGCCCGGAAGGACTACGCCCTGCGGCTGCTGGACTATCGCCACTGCGAGACGGTGATCCTGCTGCAGGAGCAGCGGGAGTACTTTCAGGGAGAGATGGAGAAGCTGCGCAGATCTGTGCCGTCTTTGCCTAAGCCCAAGACCTTTGTGCCGGGGCGGGGGCCGAAGGCCTATGAGGGTGCAGAGCCTTACTGCTTCGTCAGCTATGCCCACATCAACAGCGACCGGGTGTACCCCATAGTGGAGCAGCTGATGCAGCGGGGCATCCGACTGTGGTACGACGACGGCATCGAGGCCGGCAGCGATTTTCGGGAGTTCATCGCAGAGAAGATACGGGATTCGTGGCAGGTGCTGCTGTTTGCCTCCCATGAGTCCATCCAGCCGGGCTTTGTCCGCAATGAGATCAACTACGCTCTGCACTGCGGCAAGCCTATCCTGCGGGTGAATCTGGACGATGTGGAGCTGACGCCGGGCATGGAGCTGAGCTTGGGCGGGATGCAGTATGTGGACGCCACGGAGCCGGGCGGCGACTATCTGGAGCGCATTGTCCGGACGCTGCTGGCGGAACGGAAGGAGAAGGCATGA
- a CDS encoding protein phosphatase 2C domain-containing protein — translation MNITQQLCCAGAAENQDYIRLGEDIAMVVDGSTPLVKDPRVPEVREYVRLLADAVAGAEGEDLPNMVAAGIETLRRRYGVPPETEGVSAALAILRETGEQVEVFVLGDCAAGVRFRDGRGPELVSQEAVSRLDGAVVAEMCRLHRERGIDVIEARQLPEVREMLLRHRRMMNRPGGYWIAGFAPEAARHGTHRVYRREELSRVVLFSDGFSGQREALLGAEEPCLQELYRQLRQREAADSRCNRYPRLKPGDDVSGIVAVF, via the coding sequence ATGAACATCACACAGCAGCTCTGCTGTGCCGGTGCAGCGGAGAATCAGGACTATATCCGGCTGGGAGAGGACATCGCCATGGTGGTGGACGGCTCCACACCGCTGGTGAAGGATCCCCGTGTGCCGGAGGTGCGGGAGTATGTCCGCCTGTTGGCGGACGCCGTGGCCGGTGCAGAGGGGGAGGATCTGCCCAACATGGTGGCAGCGGGCATCGAGACCCTGCGGCGGCGCTACGGCGTCCCGCCGGAGACGGAGGGCGTCTCGGCGGCGCTGGCGATCCTCCGGGAGACGGGGGAGCAGGTGGAGGTATTCGTGCTGGGGGACTGCGCCGCCGGGGTACGCTTCCGGGACGGGCGTGGGCCGGAGTTGGTGTCCCAGGAGGCGGTGAGCCGTCTGGACGGCGCTGTGGTGGCGGAGATGTGCCGTCTGCACCGGGAGCGAGGTATCGACGTCATCGAGGCACGGCAGCTGCCGGAGGTGCGAGAGATGCTGCTGCGGCACCGGCGGATGATGAACCGGCCGGGAGGATACTGGATCGCAGGCTTCGCACCGGAGGCGGCCCGGCACGGCACTCATCGGGTGTACCGGAGGGAAGAACTCTCCCGAGTGGTGCTGTTCTCCGACGGCTTTTCCGGCCAGAGGGAGGCTCTGCTGGGAGCGGAGGAGCCGTGCTTGCAGGAGCTGTATCGGCAGCTGCGGCAGCGGGAGGCGGCGGACAGCCGCTGCAACCGCTATCCCCGGCTGAAGCCCGGCGACGATGTCAGCGGCATCGTGGCGGTGTTTTGA